A single window of Mycoplasma bradburyae DNA harbors:
- the thrS gene encoding threonine--tRNA ligase — protein MLNYFNTALLMLQIVLKKQDEAIKFGQLQVNDQGFYLDYLSETIKINPEDFNKLIKSLTKLTSSAKTIKTLEVDKQKANELLINQPHLLELINESNEELVNLAIVDEEYYYLPIKGLLDNTKLVKAFNFQSVGGAYFKGDKDNVVMVRLNGFGFENDKVMQDYLAVIEEQRQRDHRRINKILELFTFNPLAGPGMPIWLPNGQIVRQLIGDYVHSVQKKFGFSFVNTPVLGSVDLYKKSGHYAHYSKDMFPEMKLLDGDSMMLRPMTCPHHCLVYLNKPRHYDELPMRLSEDALLHRYEASGGLTGLERVRAMMLLDNHIFCRLDQIKSEILNSYNVIKEVINTFNLKFHRIDLSLHDPNDKEGFIDNPEMWKRSEKQLEDALIDLGLEYTKQVGEAAFYGPKIDFQVKTALNKIITVSTIQLDFSLPSPEKFDIKYKNKNNEYEQGVIIHLGIIGTYERFVATLLEQTKGALDLWLAPKQATIIPVNNSVHLEGCNKLAKILEGYDLRISVDSRDERLNKKIRDAQINKIPVQIIVGDNELNDLNQITYRLYGQEDSNQLGIDKFIDLFKKPY, from the coding sequence ATGCTTAACTACTTTAATACAGCTTTATTAATGCTTCAAATCGTTCTAAAAAAACAAGACGAAGCAATCAAGTTTGGGCAACTTCAAGTAAATGATCAAGGATTTTATCTAGATTATTTATCTGAAACAATCAAGATTAACCCAGAAGACTTTAACAAATTAATTAAGTCATTAACTAAACTAACCTCATCAGCTAAAACGATTAAAACATTAGAAGTTGATAAACAAAAAGCTAATGAACTATTAATTAATCAACCACACTTATTAGAACTAATTAATGAATCTAACGAAGAATTAGTTAATTTAGCAATCGTTGATGAAGAATATTATTATTTACCAATCAAAGGGTTATTAGATAACACCAAACTAGTAAAAGCATTTAATTTCCAATCAGTGGGTGGTGCTTATTTTAAAGGTGATAAAGATAATGTTGTGATGGTAAGACTAAATGGTTTTGGTTTTGAAAATGACAAAGTGATGCAAGACTATTTAGCTGTAATCGAAGAACAACGCCAAAGAGATCATAGAAGAATTAACAAGATTCTTGAACTATTTACCTTTAACCCATTAGCTGGTCCAGGGATGCCGATATGACTACCTAATGGTCAGATTGTAAGACAACTAATTGGTGATTACGTACACAGCGTTCAGAAAAAATTCGGTTTCTCATTCGTAAACACCCCAGTTTTAGGTAGTGTTGATCTTTATAAGAAATCAGGTCACTATGCTCACTATTCTAAAGATATGTTCCCAGAAATGAAGTTATTAGATGGTGATAGCATGATGTTAAGACCTATGACTTGTCCTCATCACTGTTTGGTATATCTAAATAAACCTAGACATTATGATGAACTACCTATGCGTTTATCAGAAGATGCTTTATTACACCGCTACGAAGCTTCTGGTGGGCTTACAGGGCTTGAACGCGTTAGAGCAATGATGTTATTAGATAATCACATTTTTTGTCGTTTAGATCAAATTAAATCAGAGATCTTAAACTCATACAATGTGATTAAAGAAGTTATCAATACCTTTAATCTAAAATTCCATAGAATAGATTTATCTTTACATGATCCTAATGATAAAGAAGGTTTTATTGATAACCCAGAAATGTGAAAACGTTCTGAAAAACAATTAGAAGACGCTTTAATTGATCTAGGTCTAGAATATACTAAGCAAGTAGGCGAAGCAGCTTTTTATGGTCCTAAGATTGATTTCCAAGTAAAAACTGCTCTTAATAAGATTATTACAGTATCAACTATTCAATTAGACTTCTCTTTACCTAGTCCTGAGAAGTTTGATATCAAATATAAAAACAAGAATAATGAATATGAGCAAGGGGTAATTATTCATTTAGGGATAATTGGTACTTATGAACGATTTGTAGCCACTTTATTAGAACAAACTAAAGGAGCGCTTGATCTTTGATTGGCGCCTAAACAAGCAACAATTATTCCAGTTAATAATTCTGTTCATTTAGAAGGTTGTAACAAACTAGCTAAAATCCTAGAAGGTTATGATTTAAGAATAAGTGTTGATAGTCGTGATGAAAGATTAAATAAGAAGATCCGTGATGCGCAAATCAACAAGATTCCTGTACAGATTATTGTTGGGGATAATGAATTAAATGATCTTAATCAAATAACTTATCGTTTATACGGTCAAGAGGATTCAAACCAATTAGGTATAGATAAGTTTATCGATTTATTTAAGAAACCTTATTAA